One Capsicum annuum cultivar UCD-10X-F1 chromosome 2, UCD10Xv1.1, whole genome shotgun sequence genomic window carries:
- the LOC107861361 gene encoding transcription factor bHLH19-like, with the protein MDSSSLRWFSRTEEGAYCSNKNKSIDDFTTQQSTISEDQDTTRELSLSPDSNRANSPPYFTKSKVSKNDFSIITPSESCPIQPKMSNNNSSSSPRFLSFNNTNKTSSHHVQGCKIEAVDEMYLCDSSDEKFFPNPNSKSCCYDQKDNTAGRKRIPSIDQHHIIAERKRREKLSQRFVELSAILPDLKKVDKASILEQAINHVKELQEKVQLLEEQKKATPQQESVMFVSKTQLKMEEDEYSSSSAGDLPADIEVRFSDNRVLIRITCARHNAFVLNILTEIEKLRLTIIQSCMMPFGKHATDVTVVAKMDESFCMTLKDLAKHLRMITGRLMTQA; encoded by the exons ATGGACAGTTCATCGCTAAGATGGTTTTCGAGAACG GAAGAAGGTGCCTATTGCTCGAATAAAAACAAGTCCATCGACGATTTCACTACTCAACAATCCACAATCTCTGAGGATCAAGATACTACTAGAGAACTATCTCTATCTCCAGATAGTAATCGTGCTAATTCTCCTCCTTATTTTACCAAAAGTAAAGTCTCAAAGAACGATTTTTCGATCATCACCCCTTCGGAAAGTTGCCCAATTCAACCCAAAATGAGTAACAACAACTCTTCATCTTCACCtcgttttctttcttttaataataCTAATAAGACCAGCAGTCATCATGTCCAAGGGTGTAAAATAGAAGCTGTGGATGAGATGTACTTGTGTGATTCATCAGATGAGAAGTTTTTTCCAAATCCGAATTCTAAAAGTTGCTGTTACGATCAAAAGGATAACACAGCAGGGAGGAAAAGAATTCCTTCAATAGATCAACATCATATTATTGCTGAGCGTAAGCGTAGAGAAAAACTCAGCCAGAGGTTTGTGGAACTTTCAGCCATTCTTCCAGATCTTAAAAAG GTGGACAAAGCTTCAATTCTTGAGCAAGCAATCAACCACGTGAAAGAGCTACAAGAAAAGGTGCAACTATTGGAAGAACAGAAAAAGGCAACGCCCCAGCAGGAATCAGTTATGTTTGTGAGCAAAACTCAACTGAAAATGGAAGAAGATGAATACTCTTCATCCTCTGCTGGCGATTTACCGGCAGACATTGAAGTACGATTCTCAGATAATAGAGTATTGATCAGAATTACCTGTGCGAGGCACAACGCGTTCGTGCTGAATATCCTTACCGAAATAGAGAAGCTTCGTCTTACCATTATTCAAAGCTGTATGATGCCTTTTGGAAAGCATGCCACTGATGTCACTGTTGTTGCTAAG ATGGATGAAAGTTTCTGCATGACACTAAAGGATCTTGCGAAGCATCTCCGAATGATCACTGGGAGGCTAATGACCCAAGCTTAG
- the LOC124896299 gene encoding secreted RxLR effector protein 161-like, which translates to MNQPSNDHFLVALRVLRYLSSTSNQGLFFSSSPCFELLTFCDADWASCRDSRYSVSGFFISLGGSPIAWKSKKQTSISLSSAEAEYRFMRRLVVEITYLTRLLSDLSIPPSLPIPIFSDSQAAIHILCSTNGQNMWNSIAILFDNSFFPSLFPSHLSV; encoded by the coding sequence ATGAATCAACCAAGCAACGATCATTTTTTAGTTGCGTTAAGAGTTCTTCGATACCTTTCTAGCACTTCAAATCAGGGTCTATTCTTTTCTTCATCCCCTTGCTTTGAACTCTTAACCTTCTGTGATGCCGATTGGGCATCCTGTCGTGATTCTCGTTATTCCGTTAGTGGCTTCTTTATCAGTCTTGGCGGATCCCCAATTGCTTGGAAGTCTAAGAAACAAACTTCTATTTCCTTGTCTTCCGCAGAAGCGGAATATAGATTCATGAGGCGTCTTGTTGTAGAAATTACTTATTTGACTCGTCTTCTTTCAGATCTCTCAATCCCACCATCTCTACCAATTCCCATTTTCTCCGATAGCCAAGCAGCTATTCATATCCTATGTTCCACAAACGGACAAAACATGTGGAACTCGATTGCCATTTTGTTCGACAACAGTTTCTTTCCGAGCTTATTTCCCTCTCATTTGTCCGTTTAA